One Pieris napi chromosome 13, ilPieNapi1.2, whole genome shotgun sequence genomic window carries:
- the LOC125054981 gene encoding ubiquitin carboxyl-terminal hydrolase 7 isoform X4, which translates to MNHTSAPDRQQHDPNVKVEEMETQEVETVETATEKTWEKTWEDDLMRGRITPNGGVVMSDVMKNQETSEMPQLACVDAEMEDDEARSEATFRFTVHNFKTIKDSVLSPPCYVRNLPWKIMVMPRQAPSPDKQQQKSLGFFLQCNGESESSSWSCFAMAELRLISHKPDTEPFHRKIQHLFYSKENDWGFSHFMSWNDVLDSDKGYIKDDTITLEVHVSAEAPHGVSWDSKKHTGYVGLKNQGATCYMNSLLQTLYFTNQLRKAVYKMPTESDDSTRSVALALQRVFYELQFSDKPVGTKKLTKSFGWETLDSFMQHDVQEFLRVLLDKLESKMKGTCVEGTVPRLFEGKMSSYIKCKNVNVSSTRVETFYDIQLNIKGKKNIYESFKDYINTETLDGENKYDAGEHGLQEAEKGVIFATFPPVLHLHLMRFQYDPITDSSVKFNDRFEFYDHINLDAYLQEKPETPADYTLHAVLVHSGDNHGGHYVVFINPKGDGKWCKFDDDVVSRCTKQEAIEYNYGGHDEDMALTVRHCTNAYMLVYIRDSQLKTVLQEVTQADIPTELSERLAEEKRIETIRRKERNEAHLYMNVNVVLEDEFDGHQGNDLYDPERAHFRVFRVRKQATVAELMETLAENFRYPQKHLRPWPFSARSNQTCRPTCLDVINDQNKTIADISENINPWNIFLEMLAPDSGFATLPPFDKDNDVVLFFKYYDPKQKRIHYCGHHYLPIASKPADLIPILNKRAGFPPDTPLVLYEEIKPDFVEKINNYNDPLEKMDGDIIVFERADSRHEELELPTCQDYFKYIFYKVEVQFVDKTVPNDPGFTMELSMQMRYDQMARAVGQRLNVDPYLIQFFKCQNYKDTPGLPLRYSYDGILKDLLVYCKPKCPKKLFYQILSIKVNELDNKKQFKCLWIGPNYKEDKELILYPNKGGKVSDILEEAAKVVEMSPEGSGRLRIVEVSCHKVLPGPDPELTLDQVTMSPPRLYRIEEIPQDELDLQDDEMLVPCAHFYKQVYATFGIPFYTRIKHHEPFQAVKDRMQKKLDIPDKEWEKFNFAIIVNARANYISEGAVVNIFDFRPSSNANLSLPDSSGRPWLGLEHINKTPKRSRVNYLEKAIKIYN; encoded by the exons TGGAGACTGTAGAAACTGCTACTGAAAAGACTTGGGAAAAAACTTGGGAAGACGATTTAATGAGAGGCCGAATTACCCCCAATGGAGGTGTGGTGATGTCTGATGTTATGAAGAATCAAGAGACTTCTGAAATGcct caACTGGCATGTGTTGATGCTGAAATGGAAGATGATGAAGCAAGATCAGAAGCAACATTTCGCTTCACAGTACATAACTTTAAAACTATCAAGGATTCAGTGTTATCGCCACCCTGCTATGTTCGTAATCTGCCATGGAAGATAATGGTAATGCCAAGACAGGCTCCATCGCCTGATAAACAACAACAGAAGTCCCTTGGATTCTTCTTGCAGTGTAATGGAGAGAGTGAGTCATCTAGCTGGTCTTGCTTTGCTATGGCTGAGTTAAGGCTCATCTCTCACAAACCTGACACTGAACCTTTTCATAGAAAGATCcagcatttattttatag TAAAGAGAATGATTGGGGATTCTCTCACTTCATGTCCTGGAATGATGTCTTAGATAGCGATAAAGGCTATATAAAAGATGATACAATTACTTTAGAGGTCCATGTCAGTGCTGAGGCACCACATGGTGTCTCTTGGGACTCTAAGAAACACACTGGATATGTTG GGTTGAAAAATCAAGGTGCGACCTGCTATATGAACTCACTGTTACAAACGCTTTACTTTACTAACCAATTGCGAAAAGCTGTTTACAAAATGCCAACAGAGTCTGATGATAGTACTAG gTCTGTAGCATTAGCACTCCAGCGAGTTTTCTATGAGTTGCAATTCTCTGATAAACCAGTTGGAACCAAGAAGCTGACAAAGAGCTTTGGCTGGGAGACACTTGATTCATTTATGCAGCATGATGTGCAGGAATTCTTGAGG GTATTACTAGACAAGCTGGAAAGCAAAATGAAGGGTACATGCGTAGAGGGCACAGTGCCAAGATTGTTTGAGGGTAAAATGAGCTCATACATTAAATGCAAGAATGTCAATGTGTCCAGTACAAGAGTTGAGACCTTCTACGACATTCAGTTGAATATCAAGGGGAAGAAGAACA TTTACGAATCATTCAAAGATTACATAAACACGGAGACCCTGGATGGTGAGAATAAGTATGATGCTGGAGAGCATGGGCTTCAAGAGGCAGAGAAGGGTGTGATATTCGCGACTTTCCCCCCCGTGCTGCATTTACACCTCATGAGGTTCCAATATGACCCCATCACTGACAGCTCTGTCAAGTTCAACGACAG GTTTGAATTCTACGACCACATCAACTTAGATGCATACCTTCAAGAGAAGCCCGAAACACCAGCTGATTACACCCTACATGCAGTATTGGTACATTCAGGAGACAATCACGGGGGACACTATGTTGTCTTTATCAATCCCAAAGGAGATGGCAAG tgGTGCAAATTCGACGACGACGTGGTATCTCGATGCACGAAGCAAGAGGCAATCGAATACAATTACGGTGGTCATGATGAGGACATGGCCCTAACCGTAAGACATTGCACTAATGCCTACATGTTGGTGTATATTCG TGATTCACAATTAAAGACAGTGCTCCAAGAAGTTACACAGGCTGATATTCCTACTGAACTCAGCGAAAGATTAGCCGAAGAAAAGAGAATTGAAACT ATTCGCCGTAAAGAGCGCAATGAGGCCCATCTCTATATGAACGTGAATGTGGTATTGGAAGATGAGTTCGATGGTCACCAAGGAAACGACCTCTATGATCCCGAAAGGGCTCACTTCAGGGTGTTCCGAGTAAGGAAGCAGGCGACCGTGGCAGAACTTATGGAGACTTTGGCGGAGAACTTCCGCTACCCACAGAAACATTTGCGCCCATGGCCGTTTAGCGCCCGTTCTAACCAG ACGTGCAGACCGACATGCCTGGACGTTATCAACGACCAAAATAAGACAATAGCAGATATATCGGAGAACATTAATCCATGGAATATCTTCCTCGAAATGCTCGCTCCGGATTCTGGCTTCGCCACATTACCCCCCTTCGATAAGGACAATGACGTAGTGCTGTTCTTCAAGTACTACGACCCGAAGCAGAAGCGGATCCATTATTGCGGACATCATTACTTGCCTATCGCAAGCAAACCGGCTGATCTCATACCAATACTCAATAAGAGAGCAG gGTTCCCACCAGACACACCTCTAGTTCTGTATGAAGAAATTAAACCTGATTTTGTGGAGAAAATCAACAATTACAACGACCCTCTCGAAAAG ATGGACGGCGACATCATCGTGTTCGAGCGAGCGGACAGCCGCCACGAGGAGCTGGAGCTGCCCACCTGCCAGGACTACTTCAAGTACATCTTCTACAAGGTGGAGGTGCAGTTCGTGGACAAGACGGTGCCCAACGATCCCGG ATTTACTATGGAGCTGTCGATGCAAATGCGGTATGACCAAATGGCCCGCGCTGTGGGACAGCGTCTCAACGTTGATCCCTACCTAATACAGTTCTTCAAGTGccaaaa ttacAAGGACACACCCGGTCTGCCCTTGAGGTACTCGTACGACGGAATATTGAAGGACTTGCTTGTCTACTGCAAACCAAAGTGCCCGAAGAAATTGTTCTACCagattttatctattaaagtGAACGAATTGGATAAtaagaaacaatttaaatgtttatgg ATTGGTCCTAATTATAAAGAAGAtaaagaattaattttatatcccAATAAAGGCGGCAAAGTCTCGGATATATTAGAAGAAGCAGCTAAGGTCGTAGAAATGTCACCGGAAGGATCTGGAAG ATTACGAATCGTCGAAGTGTCGTGTCACAAGGTGTTGCCAGGGCCGGACCCTGAGCTAACATTGGACCAAGTGACAATGTCACCTCCCAGACTTTACCGGATAGAAGAGATCCCGCAGGATGAGCTGGATTTAcag GATGATGAAATGCTGGTCCCATGCGCGCATTTCTACAAGCAGGTGTACGCTACGTTTGGGATTCCGTTCTACACGCGCATCAAACACCACGAGCCCTTCCAAGCTGTCAAAGACCGCATGCAGAAGAAGCTTGACATACCCGACAAGGAGTGGGAGAAG TTCAACTTCGCAATAATTGTGAACGCAAGAGCTAATTACATAAGCGAAGGAGCTGTAGTGAACATATTCGACTTCAGGCCAAGTAGTAATGCAA ACCTATCGCTTCCAGACTCTTCGGGACGGCCTTGGCTCGGCCTCGAGCACATCAATAAGACGCCAAAACGTTCGCGGGTCAACTACCTCGAGAAAGCCATTAAGATCTACAATTGA